From the Saccharomycodes ludwigii strain NBRC 1722 chromosome I, whole genome shotgun sequence genome, one window contains:
- the VPS25 gene encoding ESCRT-II subunit protein VPS25 (similar to Saccharomyces cerevisiae YJR102C | VPS25 | Vacuolar Protein Sorting): MLERFQSNIYNFPPLFTKQPNIIIYNKQLETWQSLILRFCEQNKIWVTTPVFNTTDNSLQKNLFQNHKINRSLDNDFQAYIWDYMLNTTQKLINLGHDNASNIIYNSGTNDINSNNNNSTKYYILWRSIEDWCSNILNYLVSTGASSTSNNIFTLYELTQVYGQDFYNMDLDLLRYIVVTELCNKRKRAVCLYDEEDNSKNKKVVMGIKLL; the protein is encoded by the coding sequence ATGTTGGAGCGTTTTCAGtctaatatttataatttccCCCCATTATTTACTAAACAACCAAacattataatatataataaacaattgGAAACATGGCAGTCTTTAATATTAAGATTCTGCGAACAAAATAAGATATGGGTAACGACTCCGGTGTTTAATACCACCGATAACTCGCTGCAGAAAAACTTGTTTCAAAATCACAAAATTAATAGAAGCTTGGATAATGATTTTCAAGCCTATATATGGGATTACATGTTAAATACGActcaaaaattaataaatttgggGCATGATAATGCTTCTAATATAATCTATAATAGTGGTACCAACGAtattaatagcaataacaataatagtacaaAATACTATATCTTATGGAGATCCATAGAGGATTGGtgttcaaatattttaaattatctaGTAAGTACTGGCGCTAGTAGTacttctaataatattttcactTTATATGAATTAACTCAAGTTTATGGGCaagatttttataatatggATTTAGATTTATTGAGGTATATTGTGGTCACTGAGTTGtgtaataaaagaaaaagagctGTGTGTT